A window of the Juglans microcarpa x Juglans regia isolate MS1-56 chromosome 5D, Jm3101_v1.0, whole genome shotgun sequence genome harbors these coding sequences:
- the LOC121265745 gene encoding mucin-2-like: MAANCPYLPLLLAIFTIINSASALLPTTTTPSPPPPPFVPSLPPPSPLPTPPSPPPPPSLSPSPPPLPTPLPPPPSLSTPPPTSVTPLAPPPHHFPSPPPPPSRRAPARRSPRPQQLNNIIDALMGAGDFMNLENIISAINPLSLPLSATIFIPQEDPLNVTPLYMDPFTFPYHIVPQRLSFSDLQLLKTNTRLPTLLPLKSILITNSSASNFTLDDSRITQPDVYSNNAVAVHGISAVLDYATYGDGLHKSSKPSAPQPEAITPAPRFAPGGPVTDSMSDAACLCSESPIVFFIFSAVLAFKIHGNPLAR; the protein is encoded by the coding sequence ATGGCCGCCAACTGCCCATATCTCCCCCTTCTCCTTGCCATATTCACCATTATCAACTCAGCCTCTGCACTACTCCCCACCACAACCACCCCTtctccacctccaccacctttTGTTCCATCGCTGCCACCTCCCTCGCCATTGCCAACAccaccttctcctcctcctcctccatctcTGTCGCCATCTCCCCCTCCATTGCCAACACCGTTACCACCACCTCCATCTCTATCAACACCTCCCCCTACATCAGTCACGCCACTCGCACCACCTCCCCATCATTTTCCATCcccacctcctcctccttcccGTCGAGCACCAGCACGACGATCACCGCGACCTCAACAACTGAACAACATAATCGACGCACTGATGGGCGCCGGTGACTTCATGAATTTGGAGAACATTATCTCGGCGATCAATCCATTGAGTCTCCCACTGAGCGCCACCATCTTCATCCCACAAGAAGATCCCCTCAACGTCACGCCCCTTTACATGGACCCCTTCACTTTTCCCTACCACATTGTTCCTCAgcgtctctctttctctgacCTCCAACTCCTCAAAACCAACACTCGCCTCCCAACCCTCCTACCGCTCAAGTCTATCCTCATCACCAACAGTTCTGCCTCCAACTTCACCCTCGACGACTCTCGTATCACCCAACCAGACGTCTACAGCAACAACGCCGTCGCAGTGCACGGCATTTCCGCCGTTCTTGACTACGCTACTTACGGTGATGGGTTGCACAAATCGTCCAAACCTTCAGCACCGCAGCCGGAGGCTATTACTCCCGCACCGCGCTTTGCACCAGGCGGACCAGTCACTGACTCAATGTCAGATGCTGCGTGCCTTTGCAGCGAGTCTCcgattgttttctttattttttctgcgGTTCTGGCTTTCAAGATTCACGGGAACCCTCTTGCTCGTTGA